In Streptomyces sp. NBC_01231, the sequence GGACCACAGGGAGAGGTCGCCGTCCGTGTAGCCGACGACTGTGGGGCGCCCGGTGGTGCCGCTCGACGCGTGAAGGCGCCGGATGCGGTCCCGGGGCACGGCGAACATCCCGTACGGATAGTTCTCCCGCAGGTCCGCCTTGGTGGTGAAGGGGAAACGGGCCAGGTCGGCCAGGGAGCGGCAGTCTTCCGGGCGGAGTCCTGCCGTGTCGAAGGAGTCCCGGTAGAAGGGCACATGCTCGTAGGCGTGCCGCAACGAGGCCCGCAACCGCTCCAGCTGCACGGTCCGCAACGCCTGCGCGTCGAGCCGTTCCCCCGAGTCCAGCAGGTCCGTCGCGTCCGCCATGCCGACCTCTCCCTCCGCACCGCACGATCCGGACGACCGATCATTCGGTCGAGGTGCTCGGGATCAGTAATCCAGGCGACCCCCGGCGGGGCAAGGGGACGTCGCGCACTTTCTGCCAGGCAATCCCGTCGCGGCGGGCGAGCCCGGTCACCCGGATCGCCGCCACGCCGGTCTTTCACCCCTTCAGAGCCGGCGCCCCGGCTCCGCTGTCGGCAGAGCACGCCGGGGACCGCCGGCCCAAGGAGTTCCTGGACAGGAGTTCCTGGACATCCTGGAGGAGTTCCTGACGGTGTGAGGCATCACTTCTGGTACGCCGTCATGAAGCGGTCGCGGAACTTGTCCATGCCCCATGCCGGTGCGTTCTCGGCAGGCTTGAGCCCGTCGGTCCAGCCCCAGTCGGAGATCCTGTCCAGCACCTTCTTGTCGCGGGCGACGATCGTGATCGGCACGTCCTTGCTGGAGCTGCCGGCCGTGACCGTGGGAACCGGCTGGTGGTCGCCGAGGAAGACGAGAACCGTGTTGTCGTCGCCGTAGCGCTCCAGCCACTGGGTCAGGCTGTTCACGGAGTACTGGATGGCGCGCCGGTACTCGGTGCGGACGCGCTCCGGCTTCTGCCAGACCTCCTTGGGGTCCGTGCCCTCCTTCTTGATCTTCTCGAAGACGGAGCCGTCGCCGAGCTTGTCCCAGTCGGTCATGCGGGCGATGGGGGACCAGGGGTTGTGACTGGAGGCAAGGATGATCTCCGCCATGATCGGATCGCGGTCCTTCTTGCCGTGCTCCAGGCGTTCGAAGGCCTCCATGCTGAACTGGTCCGGCACGGGCGTCCAGCTGAAGTACGGGCCCTGGTAGCCGAGGTGCGTGGAGTCGTAGATGTGGTCGAGACCGAAGTACTTGCCCTCGGGCCAGGCCTTGCGCACACCGGGAACGATGCCGACCGTGCGCCAGGCACCGGTCTTCTGGAAGTAGCTGGTGAGGGTCGCGCGGTCGCCGGTGGTCAGGCTCCGGTACCGCTGCTGGTTCTTGACCCACAGGCCGGACAGGAACGTCGAGTGGGCGAGCCAGCTGCCGGCTCCCGCCACCGGCGACCTGAGCCAGGCGCTGCGCGACTCGAACCCGGCCGCCTTGATCCGGCTCGTGCCCTCCTTCAGGGTCGCGTCCATCTGCGGCGCCATCGCCGGATCGTCGAGGGCGACACGGCCGTAGCTCTCGATGAAGGTGAACAGGACGTCCTTGCCGCGCAGTCCGGTCAGCAGCTGGTTGGGCGGGGTGGCGGCGAAGGCGTCGACCTTGGCCTGCTTCTCGAAGACCTTGGCGTCGCCCAGGCCGTTGCGCACGCTCTCCACACGGTTGGCGAGGAACTCGGTGTTGCCCTTGGTCGCGATCGTGACTCCGCCGACCTGTACGCCCAGCGTGAAGCAGGTGACCCACGCGGTGCCCAGGACGAGGGTGGTCTGGATGGCCGCCGCACGGTGCCGGGCCATGACGTTCGTCAACCGCACCACCGCGAGCGTGCTCAGTGCGAGCACGGCGATCAGCAGGACGATCACCGCGGCTATCGCGAGCACCTCGCCCGAGCGGCCGAACGATTCCCTGACGAAGTCCGCGGCGTCGTCCAGCAGGATCCAGTCGAAGACGAGGTCGAACGGCCGGGCCAGAAACTGGTTGAAGCCCATGTCCAGGAACTTCAGAACGGTGAACAGTCCGAGGACGGCGCCTGAGACGACGGCCGTGATCCGCCGCGGCTTCCCAGGGAGCGCGAGCAGCAGGCACGCCAGGACGATCCCCTCGACCGGCACGCGGAAGAAGGAGAACAGCGTGAGCTTGTCGAGCCGGTTGGGCATGAGCAGCGCGGCCAGCACCATCACACCGGCCAGCACGCTCGTTCCTACGGCCACACCGCGTGCGGCGCCGGGATAGCGGCGGCGCCATCCGAACCAGCCGGGTTTCGGGGAGCCAGGGGACTCGCCGGGGTCGGGCCGGTCCTCGGTCGCCGCTTCCACGGGTTCGTCGGCGGTGTTGTCCGAGTCCTCGGGCGTGGCGGCCTTCTCCTCGTCGGCGGTGTCGTCCGAGGCGGAGTCGTCCGACTTCTCCGGCACGGCGACCTTCTCCTCGTCGGCCGGTGTTCCTGCGCTCTTGTCCTCGGCCGGTGCGGCTTCTTCCGCCTCCGCGGCCGTCCCCTCCGCCGTGTCGACGTCCTCGCCCGACTCCCCGGTCGCCTTGTCCTCTCTCGTCCCGTCAGTCGCAGCGGAGTTGCCGCCGTCCGGGACCGCCTCACCCTCGGCGTCGGGCAGTTGACGAGAGCGAGTGAAGAGAGACACCCGGAGGTCCTTCCGTGCGGTCGTGCGAGGGGCATGGCAAACGGGGCCCGAAGGCCCAGCCTGCCACCACCAGTACGTCCGCACGTCACCTTCGGTTCAAGCCAACGGGACCGAATTTCATCCGCCCGCCGACGCCGCCACCTCCCGGGCCCACCGGTAGTCCGCCTTGCCGCTGGGCGACCGCCGGAGCGTCTCCGTGATCACCAGCCTGCGCGGGATCTTGTAACCGGCGAGCCGGGACCGGCAGTGCGTCTGGATCTCCTCCAGTGACGGCCGCGCGGCGCCACCGCGCAACTGCACCACGGCCGCCACCTGGTGTCCCCACTTCGCGTCCGGCACCCCGGCCACCATCGCGTCGTACACGTCCGGATGGGACTTGAGCGCCTGCTCGACCTCCTCCGGATAGACCTTCTCCCCGCCCGTGTTGATGCACTGCGAGCCCCGGCCGAGGACGGTGACCACGCCTTCCTCGTCGACGGTGGCCATGTCGCCGAGCAGCACCCATCGGTCGCCGTTCTTCTCGAAGAACGTCTCGGCGGTCTTGCGCGGGTCG encodes:
- a CDS encoding sulfatase; translated protein: MSLFTRSRQLPDAEGEAVPDGGNSAATDGTREDKATGESGEDVDTAEGTAAEAEEAAPAEDKSAGTPADEEKVAVPEKSDDSASDDTADEEKAATPEDSDNTADEPVEAATEDRPDPGESPGSPKPGWFGWRRRYPGAARGVAVGTSVLAGVMVLAALLMPNRLDKLTLFSFFRVPVEGIVLACLLLALPGKPRRITAVVSGAVLGLFTVLKFLDMGFNQFLARPFDLVFDWILLDDAADFVRESFGRSGEVLAIAAVIVLLIAVLALSTLAVVRLTNVMARHRAAAIQTTLVLGTAWVTCFTLGVQVGGVTIATKGNTEFLANRVESVRNGLGDAKVFEKQAKVDAFAATPPNQLLTGLRGKDVLFTFIESYGRVALDDPAMAPQMDATLKEGTSRIKAAGFESRSAWLRSPVAGAGSWLAHSTFLSGLWVKNQQRYRSLTTGDRATLTSYFQKTGAWRTVGIVPGVRKAWPEGKYFGLDHIYDSTHLGYQGPYFSWTPVPDQFSMEAFERLEHGKKDRDPIMAEIILASSHNPWSPIARMTDWDKLGDGSVFEKIKKEGTDPKEVWQKPERVRTEYRRAIQYSVNSLTQWLERYGDDNTVLVFLGDHQPVPTVTAGSSSKDVPITIVARDKKVLDRISDWGWTDGLKPAENAPAWGMDKFRDRFMTAYQK